Within the Corallococcus exiguus genome, the region GGACCGCGCGGGACGTGATGCGGCTGCACCTGTCGCGCATGGGCTGTGACGCGGTGGGTCTGGAGGGGGCGGATGCGTGCCTGGCGGAGCTGGCGCAGCGGACGCCGGCGCTCATCCTGATGGACCTGCACCTGGAGAAGCTCCAGGGGGACGAGGCCTGCCGCCTGGTCAAGGCGCACCCTGCGGGGCGCAACGTCCCGGTGGTGATGTTCACCGCGGCGGATGAACCCCATGAGGTGATGCACTGTGGGCGCGCGGGCGCGGACGACTTCCTGCCCAAGCCGGTGAGCCAGGAGGCGCTGGCGGCGAAGGTGGCCGCGGTGCGGCTGTCGCGTGAGCGCGCCTGGACGGGCCCTCCGCGCGGCCGGGGCGTGCTGCTGGTGGAGGGCGGCCGGTTCCTGCACACCTTCCTGGGCGGAGCGCTGGAGCACGAGGGGATGCACGTGCTCTACGCCAAGGACCTGGATGACGCGGCGGCGCAGGCCGTGGCCCAGGGCGAGCGGCTGGACGGCTTCGTGGTGGACGTGTCGCGGCTGCCTCGGGAGGCCCTGTCGCTGGCCACACGCCTGCGCGAGCAGTTCCCACGCAAGCCGCTGGTCTTGATGTCGCGGGTGGAGGAGGCACCGGACGTGCTGGAGCGCGCGCAGGAGCTGAGCGGCGCGCCGCTGTTGCTCAAGCGGCAGCTGGGCGCGGACGAGCTGCTGGCGAAGGTGCTGGCGCGCCTGTCGCAGGGCACGCTCCCCTTGAGGGCCGCGGAGCGGGTGCCTTTCTTCACCGTGGTGGAGTTCAACACGCCGGGTGGCCCCACGCTCAGTGGCTTCAGCCATGACGCCAGCCCCCAGGGCCTCTTCGTGCGCACGCTCACGCCCGCGCGCGAGGGCTCGCGGCTGTCCCTGCGCCTGGTGATGGCCGGCCAGCGCACGCCCTGCGAGGCGCAGGCGGTGGTGGCGTGGTGCAACCCGCCCGGGATGGGGAGCGCGTTCCGCTCGCAGACGGGCATGGGCCTGCGGCTGGAAGGCATGGACGCGCAGCTGCAGCAGCGCTTCGTGCGCTTCGTGCCCCAGTCCCTCGGTTTTCCCACCGCCAGTCCCGTGCGCGCCTCAGGTTTCTGAGAGCGGCGGGTGACCCCGCGCGCCTCCCAACCCCCCGCAATCACGGACAGAAGCGACGGGATTCTCCCCTGGCATGGGCGTGGCAAAGCGCCGAGCCCCGCGAGGCAGTCGACTTTCGAGGGAGGATTCACGCATGCGTCTACGTCTTTTCGGAACGGTGGGGCTCACGCTGCTGGCGGTGGGGTGCGGTGACGGGGGCAAGGCCCCGGAGGGCCTGGACAACGAACCCGTGCAGCAGTCGCTGAAGCTCACGACCTTCGACGACTGCTCGGCGCTGGAGCAGTACATCGAGGACACCGCGACGAAGCAGATGCGCGCGAACCTGGAGCAGCAGAAGCCCGGTTATTGGGAGCGCTTCGGCCGGGGGACGCGCGGCGGCGTCGTCTTTGGCCCCATGCCCGCGGAGGACTCGGCGGGGGGCGGCGTGAACGCCGGCGCCGGTGGCGGCCAGGCGCCGAATGACTCCACCGGCACCAACAACCAGGTGGAGGGCGTGCACGAGTCGGACTTCGTGCAGAACGACGGCACGCGCATCTTCGTGCTGTCGGGCAACCGGCTGTACGCGCACCGCTCGTGGCCCGCGGAGCAGCTCACGCTGGCGGCGACGCTGGAGGTGGAGGGCTGGCCCCGGGAGATGCTGCTCGACGAGAAGAACCGGCTGGTCATCGTCTCGCAGGTGGCGCTGTCGCTGCCGGGCACCCCGACGAAGGTGGGCGGGGGCGTGGGCGGGGGCATGGTGCCCGTCGCGGACATGGCCTGCTACGGCTTCGGCTGCGGCTACTACAACGCGGACAGCACCAAGGTGACCACGGTGGACGTGTCGGACGTGGCGCACCCCACGGTGGTGGATCAGGTCTACCTGCCCGGCGTCTTCAACCAGGCGCGCCGCGTGGACAGCAACGTGCGGCTGGTGCTGTCGGACGCGTTCCGCTGGCCGGAGGACGTGAAGTTCTGGGTGGAGTACTCGGAGGACCTCTACAAGGACGAGGGGAAGCTCACCAAGACCCTCGACGCGCTCATCGTCGAGAACGAGAAGCGCATCCGCGCGAACACGCTGGACCAGTGGCTGCCCGCGGGCCGGCACGTGGACGCGGACGGGGTGACGACGGCGCTGCCCACGTCCTGCGGTGACTTCTACCGGAGCAACGCGCCGTCCGCGCTGGGCTTCGTGACGGTGGCCTCGCTGGACCTGGACGCGCGCACGGCGGCGCCGGGGCGCACCAGCCTGGTGGCGGAGCCGGGCACGGTGTACGCGTCCAAGGAATCGCTGTACCTGGCGCACTCGCACTACTGGTGGTGGCCGCAGCCGGGGCAGAAGGACTTCACCTACCTGCACAAGTTCGACCTGCGCCAGCCGGGCCGCGCGGTGTACGCGGGCTCCGGCACGGTGGAGGGCACGCCCGTCAACCAGTTCGCCCTGGACGAGTACCAGGGCGTGCTGCGCATGGCCACCACGGTCACCACGCGCCTCCCGGAGCCGGAGCACCAGGACTGGTGGTGGGGCCGCACCACGACGGCCAGCCGCGTGACGACGCTGGGCGTGAAGAACGGGCAGCTGGCGGAGCTGGGCCGCAGCGAGGACCTGGCCGAGGGCGAGCGCATCTTCAGCGCGCGCTTCGCGGGCCCGCGCGGCTACGTCGTCACCTTCCTCCAGGTGGATCCGCTCTTCACCTTCGACCTGAGCGACCCGGCGCACCCGCGCAAGGTGGGTGAGCTGAAGGTGCCCGGCTTCTCCACGTACATGCACCCGGTGGGCGACCACCACCTGCTGACGATGGGCATCCACACGGAGCCCAACGGCGGCTGCTGCGGGACGAGCACCCTGAAGCTGTCCCTCTTCGACGTGAGCGACCTGGCGAACCCCAAGGAGGCCGCCACGCAGCTGGTGGGCGAGGCCTACGGCTGGAGCGAGGCCCTCTACGAGCACAAGGCCTTCAACTACTTCGCGGCCAAGGGGCTGGTGGCCATCCCGTTCACGGACTACTCGAGGTCCTACTCGTCCTATGAGAACTACTGGCAGGGCTTCCGCACGGAGCTGCGCGTGTTCCGGGTGGACCTGGCGGCGGGCATCTCCCCGGTGGGCGCGGTGCCCATGTCGGACCTGTTCAGGACCACGGGCATGCCGCAGTGGAGCTACTACTACGTGCCGGATGTGCGCCGCAGCGTGATGGCGGATGACTACGTCTACGCCATCAGCGACGCGGGGGTGCGCGTGTCGAAGGTGGACAGCCTCCAGACGCCGCTCGTCACGGTTCCGTTTCCGGTCAGCACTCCCTGACGGGGCGGGCGGGCGGTCAGACGGGGTCGGGGATTGCGTCGCTTGCACCAGCGCAATCCCTTCCCTATAGGCCCCGTCATGCCGCCCGAAGCCGTCGAGCCCTCCGTGTCGTCCTCCCCCCCGGCCCGCGGCGCGAAGGGGGAGCTGCGCGCCCTGCTACGGCTGGCGATTCCCCTGTGCATCGCGCAGGCGGGCCAGTCCCTGATGAGCGTGACGGACACCTTCATCGTCGGCCGGGCCGGTACGTCCGCCCTGGCGGCGGTGGGCCTGAGCCACGCCCTCTTCTTCGCCGTCAGCAGCTTCGGCATGGGGCTGATGATGGGCGTGGACCCGCTGGTGTCCCAGGCCATTGGCGCCGGCCACCCGCGCCGCGCTCGGGACGTGCTCTGGCAGGGCGTGTGGCTGTCCGCCTTCGTGGGCGTGGTGCTGTGGGCGGTGCTCATCACCGTGCCGGCCGGACTGCCATGGGTGGGCGTGGCCGAGGAGCAGATCGTCCAGGTGCGCGCCTTCCTGCACTTCCGCGCGCCCAGCCTGCCCCTGATGCTCATCTTCCTCACGGTGCGCGCGTACCTGCAGGCCATCGGGACGCCCCGGCCGCTGGTGGTGTCCGCCGTGCTGGCCAACATCATCAACGTGATGCTGGTGCCGCTGTTCGTCTTCGGCGGCGAGTCGTTGCCCGCGTGGGCCGGACCGCTCACCCACGTGCCGGCCATGGGCGCGGCGGGCGCGGCGCTGTCCACGCTCCTGTGCACGGCGCTGGAGGTGCTCATCGTCGCGCGGGCGGTGCAGGCCATCCCCGTGCCGGGCACGCCGTCACGCAGGCCGGTGAAGGCGGATCAGCTGCGGGCGTTCCGGGTGGGGCTGCCCATTGGCCTGCACATCGCGGCGGAGGTGGGCGTCTTCGCGCTGGCGGGCGTGCTGTCCGCGAAGCTGGGGCCGGAGAGCGTGGGCGCGCATCAAATCGCCATCTCCTTCGCCAGTCTCACCTTCACCATGGCGCTGGGCATCGGCAACGCGGGCAGCGTGCGGGTGGGCTGGGCCGTGGGCGCGCACGACACGCCGCAGGCCCGCAGGAGCGGGCTGATGGCCTTCGCCCTCGGCGCGGGGGTCATGTCGCTCGGCGGGCTCGTGTTCGCGCTCTTCCCCCGGAGCCTGGCGACGCTGGCCGGAGCTCCGCCGGAGGTGCTGCCGCTGCTGCTGCCCCTGCTGATGGTGAGCGCCATCTTCCAGGTCTTCGACGGTGTGCAGGGCGTGGGCGCGGGCGTGCTGCGCGGCGCCGGCCAGACGCGCTTCACCTTCGTGGCCAACATCGTGGGCCACTACGCCGTGGGCCTGCCCCTGACCCTGCTCCTGGGCTTCCACCTGGGCATGGGCGTGCTGGGCATCTGGTGGGGCCTGTGCGCGGGCCTCATCACCGTGGCCGCCGCCGTGCTGTGGCGCTTCTGGCGCGTCAGCGCGGGCACCCTCCGGCCCCTGGAGGGCTGATGGGGGTTGTTGGGGGTTGTTGGGGTGTAAAATTCCAGTGCAGGGAAAAGTTCCAAGAATCTAGGAAACGGCCGCAACCTGGATCTGGAAGCCCCGACAATTGTCCCAGGAGCCTACATGTCCAACTACCGCATCCGCCCTGGCGACACCCTCTCTGGCCTGGCCGCTCGTTTCGGCACCTCCGTGCAGAAGCTGGCGCGCGACAACAACATCTCGAACCCGGACCTCATCTTCTCGGGTCGGACGCTGCGCGTCGGCCACTCCGGCCGTGACAGCTTCGACGCGGGTGGTGGCCGTCAGGGCGTCCGGGGTGGGCGCGGCGTGGGCGGTGGGCAGGACGTGGGCGGCCCGATGGGCGTGGCCCCCACCGGCGGGACCGACAAGGGTCGCCGGTTGGCGGAGGCGGCGCGCGCGGCGGCCATGGGCATGGGCGGCTACAACAGCCAGGGCCTCTGCGCCACGGGCGTGAGCCGGGCCATCCGCAACTCCATGGGCATCGGCGTGTCGGGCAACGGCAACCAGATCGACAACAACCTGCCGCGCGACAAGTTCCGCCAGGTGGACATGTCCCTGGAAGACGCGCTGAAGATTCCGGGCCTCGTGCTCACGTGGGAGAGCACCTCCACGCGCCTGGGCAGCATCTACGGCCACACGGCGGTGACGCTGGGCGACGGCCACTCGTCCGCCAGCGACTTCATCGAGCGCAACACGACGAACAACGGCCGCTCGGGCTTCAAGGTGTTCATGCCCATCGAGTAGCCCTCCGGCTCCTCACGGTGGCGCATCACGAGAGCCTCCGGGTCCTTCCGACCGGAGGCTTTGTCGTGTCCCGAGTCCGGCACCCACCGCGACTTCAGGCCGGCAGGTACTGGCGGATCATCTGCCGCCACACGGGCCAGTCGTGGGTGCCGCCGTCCCAGATGGACAGGTCGTTGCCGATGTCCTTCTGCCAGAGGACCTTGGAGAGGTTCTCGTTGGAGGGGCGGCAGAAGTCGTGCTCGCCCACGGCCAGGGTCATCTCCACGCGGCGCAGGGCGGACAGGCGCCCCGGGTCGTGCAGGTTGGGCAGCCACTGCGGCGCGGTGTGGAAGTACACCTGTTCGTCGTGGTGGCCGTCGAGGAAGTCCTCCGTCTCGAACTTGCCGCCCATGGAGATGAGGCGCTGGAAGACGTCCGGGTGGCGCAGGCCCACGTTGTACGTGTGGAAGCCGCCCAGGCTGCACCCGGCGAGCGTGAGGCGGCCCCCGGCGGCGCGGCCCTTCGCGAGCGGCACCACCTCATGCAGCAGGTAGTCCTCCCACTGGGCATGGCGGGCCACGCGCACGGCGGGGGCGACGTCCTTGTTGTACCAGGACTCCTCATCCACCGAGTCCACGCACACCACGACGTAGCGGCCCGCGGCGATGCCGTCCGCGATGGCGCTGATGAGGCCGAAGTCCTCGGCCTGGAAGAAGCGGCCCTTGCTGGTGGGCACCAGGATGACGGGTTCGCCCGAGTGCCCGTACAGCAGCACTTCCATGTCCCGGTTCAGCCGCGGGCTGTGCCAGCGGTGGTATTCGCGGTTCATGGCCGCCACCTTACCCGGCGCGTTCGCGGCGCGAATACGACCGCCGGGCGGACGCGCACCGGTCAGCCGCCAGTGAACACCTGCCGGGGTTGCTCCACACCTCGCCAAGGGGTGAGGAAGGCATCCGCCTCCTTCGCGATGAGCTCCAACGAGGCGGTCAGCTCGTGGCCGTCATCCACCTCCACCAGCCGGACGTGGCGCTTGCCCTGGGCCCACTCGCGCGAATAGCGCACGTCGCAGGTGTCGTCCTGGCGGCCGTGGATGATGAGGGTGGGCACGCGCACGTCGGGCCAGGGGCCGCGCTTCGTTTCCATGAGCTGGGCCTCCTCCATGACGCCGTGGTGCACGCGCGTGCGGCGCTTCTCCGCGTGGTCATCCGTCTCCAGGTAGCCCGTGCGCTTCCACTCCGCCCAGGCGTGGGGGCCCAGGCGGCGCTGGAGCTGCTCCACGAAGTGGAAGGCGGGGGCCAGCAGCACCAGTGCCCCCACGCGCGCGTCCTGCTCCGCGGTGCGCGCGGCGACGAGCCCGCCCATGCTGGAGCCGATGAGGACAGCGCGGTCATGGGGAGCGCCCAGCGCGTCCCGCACGGTGTCCAGCATGGTGTGCAGGCTCAGGTGCTCCAGCGACGGCACGCGCAGGTTGAGACGCTCCAGCGCGATGCCCTGCTTCGCCCAGTGCGCGTCCAGCCAGACGCCCTTGGCGGAGAGGGGGCCGGAGGCGAAGCCGTGCAGGTAGAGCCAGCGGGGAGCAGGGGTGGGGGGCGGCGCGTTCATGGGCGCGCACTGTACCCGCGCTAGAAGCGCAGCACGGGTCCGGCGACGATGCTCTGGAGCGGTTTGGAGCACATGTCCACGCTGACGCCCGCGCTGGCGCTGGTGTCTTCCGCGGCCTTGGTGAACTTCACGTCGCAGAACTGGATGGCGGTGGCGATGGAGATGCCCCACCGGTCGGAGATCCAGCCGTCCAGGCCCACGCGGAAGGCCATGCTGGTGACGTCGAAGTCCTCGCGGCGCAGCTGGCCCAGGCTGTCCGGGGTGAAGGGCTGCGACCAGCTCTTGGCCAGGCGCGCGCCCACCCACGGTGTGACCGGCTTGTCGCCGAGGAAGCGCAGGCGGGCTTCCAGGCCCACGGCCGTGTAGTCCAGTTGCACGCGGCTCATCTCGGAGGGGTTCTGGGCCTCGGCGAACTGCTGGCCCCAGGTCTGGGTGGTTTCGAAGACGACGCCCAGGGACAGGCCGGGCGGCGTCTCCACGGCGAGCCAGGCCTGGAGGGCGGGGCCCTTGGCGCGCCAGTCGCTGAAATGATCCAGGGTGATGCCCGCGCCCAGGGAGGCATAGCCGTGCCACCCGTCCGCGACCGCTGGCCCCGCGCCCAGCACGCCCGCCAGGGCCAGCCACTTCCACTTCGTATCCATGCCGCCACTGTATGCCGGACCGGGGGCGAGGCTAGGCTTGCGGGCATGTCCGTATCTTTCGAGGTCGCGGCGGCCGAGGTCCGCGACGCGCTCACCGACGCGAGTCGGGGGTTGGTGGAGCGCGAGGCGATGGTGGAGTTGGTGGCGCTGTCGGCGGTGGCGGGCGAGCACCTGCTCGTGGTGGGCCCGCCGGGCACCGCGAAGAGCGAGGCGGTGCGCAGGACGGCGCGCGGCCTGGGTGGTGCGTACTTCGAATACCTGCTGGGTCGCTTCACGGAGCCGTCTGAAATCTTCGGGCCGGTGGACCTGCGCAAGCTGCGCGAGGGGCTGGTGGAGACGGAGACGGCGGGCATGTTGCCGGAGGCGGAGGTGGCCTTCCTGGACGAGGTGTTCCTGGGCTCCACCGCCATCCTCAACACGCTGCTGGGGTTGCTGAACGAGCGCACCTTCCGGCGAGGCCACACGCGCATGCAGTGCCCGCTGCGGGTGTGCGTGGGCGCGTCCAACGCGCTGCCGGAGGACGATGCGCTGGCCGCGTTCGCGGACCGGTTCCTCGCGCGCATCTTCGTGGAGCCGGTGCCGGATCCGCGGTTGGAGGAGTTGCTGGAAGGAGGCGCGTCGCTGTGGGCGGATGCGGCGCCGCGAGTGGCGTCGCTTGCGTCCCTGGACGTGGTGGCGCAGGCGGCGAGGCGCGCGGACCTGGGGCCGGTGCGGCCGCACCTGGCGCAGGCGCTGCGGACGTTGCGGGCGGCGGGCATCGCGCTGTCGGACCGGCGCGCGGTGAAGGTGCAGCGGTTGGTGGCTGCCGCCGCGGCGCTGGCGGGGAGGACGACGCCGGGCGTGGCGGACCTGTGGCCGCTCGTCTACGCGGTGCCCACGAAGGAGGCACAGGCGCTGGCGCGCGATGTGCTGCGCGACGTGCTGTCCGCGTCGGAGAACCTGGCGCTGCCGGCCGCGGCGCTGGAGGCGAGCGCGGGGCCTCTGGCTCGGGCCCAGCGCATCGCGCAGGCGGGGCATGTGTTGCTGGAGTCGCGGCCCGTGGACTTGGACGCGGTGGCCGCGTGGCGGCTCAAGCTGGAGGGCGTGGCGCGCGAGATGGATGCGGGCTTCGCTCCGGAGGCACTGCCGGAGACGCTGCGTGCGTTGCGTGGCGCGGTGGCGGCGGTGCTGGCGGAAGAAGCGAGCACTCGCGCGGCGTGATGCTGGTGGCCTCTCCTGTGGAGTTGCCTGCCCCGACGGCACTGAAGGTGCCGTTACTCCAAGGGACTCTGCTCGACGTACTTCGCGAGTTTCTCCAGGGACATCCGCCAGCCGAGCTCGTTGTCCGCGGGCGGTACGCCGGGTGGCAGTCCTTCGTGCACGGAGAGCAGGTCGGTGCCTCCGTCTTGCGCGTCGGTGAGCGTGAACGTGATGATCATCTCTCCTTGGAGCGCGGGGTCGGTGGTCTCGAACTCGGTGGTTTCGATGACCTGTTCGTCCGGCACGAGCTTCACGAAGCGGCCGTGATGCGTGTCCATATGTGCGGTCGTCTTGCCGGTCTCCGTGGGCGCGTCGTAGGTGAGCGAGATTCGGAACGCGCCTCCTTCGCGCGGTTCGAAGACGTGCACCTGACTCGTCATGCCGTCGGGCACCATCCATGTCGCGACCGCGCGGGCGTCAATCAGGGCGCTGTAGACGCGTGAGCGGGGGGCCTTCAGGTGGTGGTGGATCCGGGTCGTGCTCATGCTCGGGAGCATGAGCAGGGCTCCGGACGCTGTACAGCTCGAGTCCGGGGGCCTGTCGCGTGTCGGTCCCTCTGTTGGCGCTGACGCCCGTTCGTTAGAGTGCCGGGGTGATCAACGGGCGTGGGATGCGCGGGAGCAGGGCGTCATGAGGCCGCCTCTGGAGCCGGTCGTCGCGGGACTTCCCGTGCGCTGGCGCCCCCGGGCCCTGCCCCTGGAGCCCGTGGCCGTGGCGGGCGTTGGTCCCGTGGCGCTCGCACTGGGACACCGCGCTTCGCGGGCGGAGGACGCGACGCTCGCGTCGTGGACCGGTGTCGCGGGACCGGATGTGCTCGTGCTGTTGGGGACCGCCGCTTCGCTGCCCTGGGTCGATGGTGCGGTGTACCTGGGCCGTGATCCGCTGGCGCCCGCGCTGCTGCTTCCCTGCGCGCTGGAGCCGGATGTGGCGCCTTCGCTGTTGGAGCGTGCGCTGCTCGCGGGGCAGGGCGATGCGCCGCTCGTGGTGCTGCCTGCGTCAGGGGTGCTCGTCTCCGTCGCGGCGGCCAAGCCTGTCGCGCGCGCTTCGCTGACCGCGTGGTTGTCCGTCCCGGCCGTGGAGGCCGCTTCGTGACGACCGCATTGCCTCCCGCGCTGCGCCCCTGGGCGACGCAGCTGTCCCTCTTTCCGGAGGACCTGGCGCGCCACCTGGGGCCGCACGTGGCGCGGCTGTCGGCGGCGGTCGGAACGCTGCGTCCTCGCGGTGAGGCCGAGGGCGGTGAGCCTCAAGGCTATGACGGGCTCTCCCGACGAGGGCCTTTCGAACGGTTGCTCGTCAGTGAGTGGCTCTGGGCATTGGAGGCACCGGAAGAACTGGTGCGCCGCGCGGCGTTCGGCGAACTGTCGTTCCTCAAGCCCGCGTTCCATCAGCCGCAGGGGGCTCGGCGCACCGTGGTGCTGCTGGACGTGGGACCGGATCAGCTGGGCTTGCCGCGAATCGCGCACCTCGCGCTGCTGGTCGTGCTCGCGCGCCGCGCGGAGGCCGTGGGCGCGGCGTTCACCTGGGGCGCGCTCCAGACCGAGCCCGCTCAAGCCACCCATACGGGCCTGGGCGGCACGTCGCTCCTCGCGTGGCTGACCGCCCGCTCCACCACGCCCGCATCGTCGCGACACCTGACCGCGTGGCGCGAGGCGCTGGAGCTTTCAAGCGCGCCCGAGGACGTGTGGCTCGTGGGCTCCTCGCGCCTGGGGCGTCTGGAGGGCGCGGAGGGGATGTCCAGCGTGGAGGTCTCCGAACCGATGGAGCCCGGCGCGCACCGGCTCGACGTGGACGTGCGGCCCGCGGGCCGTGTTCCCCGCTCGGTGGTGCTGGAGCTTCCGCCTCCGGCGGATTGCCTGCGCCTGCTGCGCAATCCCTTCGCTTCCAATCAGCAGGCTTCCGGGGTGATGCCGCGCAAGGCCGACCGGCGGATCGTGAAGTTCTCCTTCTCCGGTGATGGCCGGCGCGTGCTGCTGTTCTCCGCGAACGGCGCCGTCGAGGCCATGGCGGTGCCGCATTCTCCGCGCGCCACCGTGCCCAAGCCCCGGCGCGTCCAGGTCCCGCGAGGGCAGCAGGTAATCGCGGCGGGGTGGCGCTCCTCGGGTGGGTTGCTCGTACTCGCCAGTCACCTGGATGGCTACGTGATGCACGGGCAGGTACACACGCCGCAGGGACTCCGGAAGGCGCGCTACCACGCAGCGGATGACAGCAAACAGCCAGCCCTCGCGCCGGGGGCGCTCCCGCTGAGCCTCGTGAGCTGGGTGAATCCACGTGGGCAGGAATACCTGTGGTTGAAGGACGGCAAGGGCCGGTTGTTCTCGCTGGCGCCTCCGTCGTCGATGGGGACCTCGGCGCTGAGCCTGGAGGAGGAGGGGGTCTCTTCCATGGCGGAGGTGCACTCACTCCCGCTTTGCGTGCTGCGGCCCCAGAACCTGGGAGCGGGGCGCGCGATCATCTCGCGGCTCAAGGTGCTGGGCGAAGAACCGGCACGATTCGTCCCCATCAACGCGCGGCACGGGGATGCGTACTTCGGCTACTCGCCGTCGGGGGCGCATCCCGAGGCAGGGCTACTCGCGGCGCGTGACAATGATTCAGACTGGAAGCTGTTCCTGGACACCGGCGTGTCGGTCATCACCGTGCCAGAGAGGCACCGCGTGGTGGGCGTGGTGCAGCCTCCCGTTCCGTCCCCGCCCGGACTGATCGCATTGCATCCGGAACAACGCGCCTTCACTTTCTTTTCGAGCCAGGCGTCCCGGACGCTCGCGGTGGCCAGTGGTCCCGTGGTGCAGGCCGCGGCGAGCCACGGGCAGCCGGTGTTGGGATGGCTGACGCGGGCAGGGGAGTTCGTGTTGTGGGACCTGATGGAGCAGGCTGTGTTGTACCGCTCCGTCCCGGAGGCCACGTCGTGAGCGCCGCGGCCGGAGTCGTGCGTCCTCGCGCCCAGGTGCACCGGGGCACCGTGGTGGTGGCTGCCTGGTGGTTCCACTCCGGACTGCTGGGAGAGGCCGAGGCACGCCGCCGCGTGCTGGAGGCCTGGAGACCCGGGGCCACGGTCTGGGCGCTGGCGGGTGGCCACTTGCTGAAGCTGGCGACACCGCGCAAGAGCTCGGTGGGGGCCGCACCCGGATTGCCGCTGGTGTTGGAGTCCGGAGTGCTCACCAGCGCGCCGCTGAGCTCGAAGGAACGCGAGCGATTGGAGCCACCCGTGGGAGCCGTCGTGCTGGTGCACGAGGGCGTCGCACGGATGTACGGGCCCGGAGCGCTGCGCCAGGTGGATCCGGGGACGTGGCTGGACGTCTCGGAGTGGCGGCGTGTCCAGGTGAAGGGTCTGGGTGCGCCGCCTCCGCCCTTGAAGGTCGCGCTGGATCCGCTGCCTCCGCCAACACGCGCGACGTTTGGACCGAAGGTGCCCGCGCTCGCGCCCGAAGCGGAGCGCATGCTGGCGCGCATGGCGGGGCGGGAGGTCCCGGTGGTGCGAGAGGGCTTCCTCGCGCGGCTGCGGCGGGTCTTCTCACGGAGGCCCGGCGACGCAGTGCTGACCGTCCGTCGTGAAGGCTTGTTCGCACGGTTGCGCCGTGCCTTTCGCACGGAGACGCAAGACACACCGGGCAACGCGTTGGCCCCGAGTCGCGCGGGATGGCTCGACCGTCTGCGGAGCGCCTTCTCCTCGAACGCGGCTCACACCTCCGCCATGGGCACTGGCGTACGGGCCGGTTGGTTCTCACGGCTCTTCGCTGGAATGCGCGGAGGTGACGCCGCAAAAGCCTCACAGGTCTCCAG harbors:
- a CDS encoding LysM peptidoglycan-binding domain-containing protein, with protein sequence MSNYRIRPGDTLSGLAARFGTSVQKLARDNNISNPDLIFSGRTLRVGHSGRDSFDAGGGRQGVRGGRGVGGGQDVGGPMGVAPTGGTDKGRRLAEAARAAAMGMGGYNSQGLCATGVSRAIRNSMGIGVSGNGNQIDNNLPRDKFRQVDMSLEDALKIPGLVLTWESTSTRLGSIYGHTAVTLGDGHSSASDFIERNTTNNGRSGFKVFMPIE
- a CDS encoding TIGR02266 family protein gives rise to the protein MTTPGFSPRPRDLVFVVDDSRTARDVMRLHLSRMGCDAVGLEGADACLAELAQRTPALILMDLHLEKLQGDEACRLVKAHPAGRNVPVVMFTAADEPHEVMHCGRAGADDFLPKPVSQEALAAKVAAVRLSRERAWTGPPRGRGVLLVEGGRFLHTFLGGALEHEGMHVLYAKDLDDAAAQAVAQGERLDGFVVDVSRLPREALSLATRLREQFPRKPLVLMSRVEEAPDVLERAQELSGAPLLLKRQLGADELLAKVLARLSQGTLPLRAAERVPFFTVVEFNTPGGPTLSGFSHDASPQGLFVRTLTPAREGSRLSLRLVMAGQRTPCEAQAVVAWCNPPGMGSAFRSQTGMGLRLEGMDAQLQQRFVRFVPQSLGFPTASPVRASGF
- a CDS encoding AAA family ATPase yields the protein MSVSFEVAAAEVRDALTDASRGLVEREAMVELVALSAVAGEHLLVVGPPGTAKSEAVRRTARGLGGAYFEYLLGRFTEPSEIFGPVDLRKLREGLVETETAGMLPEAEVAFLDEVFLGSTAILNTLLGLLNERTFRRGHTRMQCPLRVCVGASNALPEDDALAAFADRFLARIFVEPVPDPRLEELLEGGASLWADAAPRVASLASLDVVAQAARRADLGPVRPHLAQALRTLRAAGIALSDRRAVKVQRLVAAAAALAGRTTPGVADLWPLVYAVPTKEAQALARDVLRDVLSASENLALPAAALEASAGPLARAQRIAQAGHVLLESRPVDLDAVAAWRLKLEGVAREMDAGFAPEALPETLRALRGAVAAVLAEEASTRAA
- a CDS encoding esterase family protein yields the protein MNREYHRWHSPRLNRDMEVLLYGHSGEPVILVPTSKGRFFQAEDFGLISAIADGIAAGRYVVVCVDSVDEESWYNKDVAPAVRVARHAQWEDYLLHEVVPLAKGRAAGGRLTLAGCSLGGFHTYNVGLRHPDVFQRLISMGGKFETEDFLDGHHDEQVYFHTAPQWLPNLHDPGRLSALRRVEMTLAVGEHDFCRPSNENLSKVLWQKDIGNDLSIWDGGTHDWPVWRQMIRQYLPA
- a CDS encoding beta-propeller domain-containing protein yields the protein MRLRLFGTVGLTLLAVGCGDGGKAPEGLDNEPVQQSLKLTTFDDCSALEQYIEDTATKQMRANLEQQKPGYWERFGRGTRGGVVFGPMPAEDSAGGGVNAGAGGGQAPNDSTGTNNQVEGVHESDFVQNDGTRIFVLSGNRLYAHRSWPAEQLTLAATLEVEGWPREMLLDEKNRLVIVSQVALSLPGTPTKVGGGVGGGMVPVADMACYGFGCGYYNADSTKVTTVDVSDVAHPTVVDQVYLPGVFNQARRVDSNVRLVLSDAFRWPEDVKFWVEYSEDLYKDEGKLTKTLDALIVENEKRIRANTLDQWLPAGRHVDADGVTTALPTSCGDFYRSNAPSALGFVTVASLDLDARTAAPGRTSLVAEPGTVYASKESLYLAHSHYWWWPQPGQKDFTYLHKFDLRQPGRAVYAGSGTVEGTPVNQFALDEYQGVLRMATTVTTRLPEPEHQDWWWGRTTTASRVTTLGVKNGQLAELGRSEDLAEGERIFSARFAGPRGYVVTFLQVDPLFTFDLSDPAHPRKVGELKVPGFSTYMHPVGDHHLLTMGIHTEPNGGCCGTSTLKLSLFDVSDLANPKEAATQLVGEAYGWSEALYEHKAFNYFAAKGLVAIPFTDYSRSYSSYENYWQGFRTELRVFRVDLAAGISPVGAVPMSDLFRTTGMPQWSYYYVPDVRRSVMADDYVYAISDAGVRVSKVDSLQTPLVTVPFPVSTP
- a CDS encoding YqiA/YcfP family alpha/beta fold hydrolase codes for the protein MNAPPPTPAPRWLYLHGFASGPLSAKGVWLDAHWAKQGIALERLNLRVPSLEHLSLHTMLDTVRDALGAPHDRAVLIGSSMGGLVAARTAEQDARVGALVLLAPAFHFVEQLQRRLGPHAWAEWKRTGYLETDDHAEKRRTRVHHGVMEEAQLMETKRGPWPDVRVPTLIIHGRQDDTCDVRYSREWAQGKRHVRLVEVDDGHELTASLELIAKEADAFLTPWRGVEQPRQVFTGG
- a CDS encoding MATE family efflux transporter, which encodes MPPEAVEPSVSSSPPARGAKGELRALLRLAIPLCIAQAGQSLMSVTDTFIVGRAGTSALAAVGLSHALFFAVSSFGMGLMMGVDPLVSQAIGAGHPRRARDVLWQGVWLSAFVGVVLWAVLITVPAGLPWVGVAEEQIVQVRAFLHFRAPSLPLMLIFLTVRAYLQAIGTPRPLVVSAVLANIINVMLVPLFVFGGESLPAWAGPLTHVPAMGAAGAALSTLLCTALEVLIVARAVQAIPVPGTPSRRPVKADQLRAFRVGLPIGLHIAAEVGVFALAGVLSAKLGPESVGAHQIAISFASLTFTMALGIGNAGSVRVGWAVGAHDTPQARRSGLMAFALGAGVMSLGGLVFALFPRSLATLAGAPPEVLPLLLPLLMVSAIFQVFDGVQGVGAGVLRGAGQTRFTFVANIVGHYAVGLPLTLLLGFHLGMGVLGIWWGLCAGLITVAAAVLWRFWRVSAGTLRPLEG